From the genome of Bacillota bacterium, one region includes:
- a CDS encoding TonB family protein: protein MMAAKTGPSQQPGRLEPFVGVSLLLHAILLLVLSRVILTDRFVLPKSEGAVVQVIPVAPAPAPGPVSPRPARESSAAGGSGQESKKAPPAAAKVVAEKPKPQVTPKTSAPAPAPDKAQVAPRPAPVSSTSPKSTQQVLTSERGPAVAVAAAPREPAAKSAQPETQKEAEAEGPLTRQDSAGTGGVREDNPPPGPPEPDLTAAMVVDSSPPIYPKNALTYGAQGQVLLEITVSVDGSISSVAFKQRTGTQLDAFAERWVRDRWRFKPSSVKRPYRLTVLFDFAITRDEQGRAQPSVSYRLVSERVTYL, encoded by the coding sequence ATGATGGCGGCGAAAACGGGACCGTCGCAACAGCCGGGGCGGCTTGAGCCGTTCGTTGGGGTTTCGCTCCTGCTGCACGCCATACTGCTGCTCGTCCTTTCGCGGGTGATCCTCACCGATCGCTTCGTGCTGCCCAAGAGCGAAGGGGCGGTGGTGCAGGTGATCCCGGTGGCGCCCGCGCCGGCGCCCGGCCCGGTCTCGCCGCGCCCCGCCCGGGAGAGTTCCGCGGCGGGAGGGTCCGGCCAGGAGAGCAAGAAGGCGCCGCCTGCTGCCGCCAAGGTTGTGGCGGAAAAGCCCAAGCCGCAGGTCACTCCCAAGACGTCGGCCCCCGCGCCGGCGCCTGACAAGGCGCAGGTGGCGCCCCGGCCGGCTCCCGTTTCCAGCACGTCCCCGAAGTCGACTCAGCAGGTGCTCACCTCGGAACGCGGGCCTGCAGTGGCCGTCGCGGCTGCACCCAGGGAGCCGGCGGCTAAGAGTGCCCAACCCGAGACGCAGAAGGAGGCCGAGGCGGAGGGTCCGCTGACCCGCCAGGACAGTGCAGGGACCGGTGGCGTCCGGGAGGACAACCCCCCGCCGGGCCCCCCTGAACCCGATCTCACGGCGGCCATGGTGGTGGACTCAAGCCCGCCGATCTACCCGAAGAACGCCCTGACGTACGGTGCCCAGGGGCAGGTGCTTTTGGAGATCACCGTCAGTGTGGATGGCAGCATCAGCAGCGTGGCGTTCAAGCAGCGCACGGGGACCCAGCTGGACGCCTTTGCCGAGCGGTGGGTTCGTGACCGGTGGCGCTTCAAGCCCTCTTCCGTTAAGCGGCCGTATCGTCTGACCGTGCTGTTCGACTTCGCCATTACCCGGGACGAACAGGGCCGCGCCCAGCCAAGCGTGAGCTACCGCCTGGTCAGCGAGCGCGTGACTTACCTGTAA
- a CDS encoding biopolymer transporter ExbD, giving the protein MAITRTVRGRPRVEIINMVDVMFFLLAFFMVFTTFRTEPATLRLDLPRAVTATREASPELVVTIDRAGRYYVDGRPVNLAQMGALVGDAVRRRPDQLVIVRADKGIKYDLVVQAIDVLRRAGAYRLGLAVELTSAASGAGR; this is encoded by the coding sequence GTGGCCATCACACGAACCGTTCGCGGGCGGCCTCGCGTCGAGATCATCAACATGGTCGACGTGATGTTCTTCCTGCTGGCGTTCTTCATGGTTTTCACCACGTTTCGCACCGAACCGGCGACCTTGAGGCTTGACCTGCCCCGGGCGGTCACCGCCACCCGGGAGGCCTCTCCGGAACTGGTGGTGACCATCGACCGGGCGGGGCGCTACTACGTGGACGGGCGTCCCGTGAACCTGGCGCAGATGGGCGCCCTGGTGGGGGACGCGGTGCGGCGCCGGCCGGACCAGCTCGTCATCGTCCGGGCCGATAAGGGGATCAAGTACGACCTGGTGGTGCAGGCCATCGACGTGCTGCGCCGGGCGGGGGCCTACCGCCTGGGGCTGGCGGTGGAGCTCACCAGTGCGGCGTCCGGAGCGGGACGGTGA
- a CDS encoding MotA/TolQ/ExbB proton channel family protein, producing MFATVVDILVKGGPVMIPLGLVSVFAVAISLERLWYFAKLRGDSDRIMDELRILVHEGRLLEAMQTIRRANGPTSAVLAEGLAAWDRPLEEVRARIERVGQDEVQKMESRMAWLDAIVTGAPMLGLLGTVTGIIRSFRILAAMEGVEPSGLSAGIAEALITTAAGLTIAVPVLFVYVYLSGIIDRRVAALNRTTSQFLQLLSEVRGRS from the coding sequence ATGTTCGCCACCGTGGTTGACATTCTGGTCAAGGGCGGCCCGGTCATGATTCCGCTGGGCCTCGTCTCGGTATTCGCCGTCGCCATCAGCCTCGAACGTCTGTGGTACTTTGCCAAGCTTCGCGGCGACTCCGACCGCATCATGGACGAGCTCCGCATCCTCGTCCACGAGGGGCGGCTGCTCGAAGCGATGCAGACGATTCGAAGGGCAAACGGCCCAACCTCTGCGGTGCTGGCGGAGGGGCTGGCGGCGTGGGACCGCCCTCTGGAAGAAGTACGGGCGCGCATCGAGCGGGTGGGTCAGGACGAGGTCCAGAAGATGGAAAGCCGCATGGCGTGGCTCGATGCCATCGTCACGGGCGCGCCCATGCTGGGGCTTCTTGGAACGGTCACCGGTATCATCCGCAGCTTCCGGATCCTGGCGGCCATGGAGGGGGTTGAACCGTCGGGCTTGAGCGCGGGCATCGCAGAAGCGCTGATCACTACGGCTGCAGGGCTCACCATCGCGGTGCCGGTGCTGTTCGTCTACGTGTACCTGTCCGGGATCATCGACCGCCGGGTGGCGGCCCTCAACCGGACGACGTCCCAGTTTTTGCAACTCCTCTCTGAGGTCCGCGGAAGGAGCTAG
- a CDS encoding amino acid ABC transporter ATP-binding protein has protein sequence MIRFQGVHKWFGSLHVLKGIDLEIYPGEVLVIIGPSGSGKSTLLRCINRLEPIQQGTIVVDSFDVNDPKTPITRLRSEVGMVFQQFNLYPHMTALENITLAPIKVRGIPPEQARREALALLEKVGIPDKANAYPSQLSGGQQQRVAIARGLAMRPKIMLFDEPTSALDPEMIKEVLDVMRDLAREGMTMVVVTHEMGFAREAARRVIFMDEGRIVEQGPPSEVFPAPKEPRTRAFLEKIL, from the coding sequence ATCATCCGGTTTCAGGGCGTTCACAAGTGGTTCGGATCGCTTCACGTGCTCAAGGGGATCGATCTCGAGATTTACCCGGGCGAGGTGCTGGTCATCATCGGGCCAAGCGGATCGGGCAAGAGCACCCTTCTGCGCTGCATCAACCGCCTGGAGCCGATCCAGCAGGGCACCATCGTGGTGGACAGCTTCGACGTCAACGACCCGAAGACCCCCATCACGCGGCTTCGAAGCGAGGTGGGGATGGTTTTCCAGCAGTTCAATTTGTACCCGCACATGACGGCGCTGGAGAACATCACGCTGGCGCCCATCAAGGTGCGCGGGATCCCTCCCGAACAGGCGCGCCGCGAGGCGCTGGCGCTCCTGGAGAAAGTGGGGATTCCGGACAAGGCCAACGCGTACCCCTCCCAGCTCTCCGGGGGACAGCAGCAGCGCGTGGCCATCGCCAGAGGGCTTGCGATGCGGCCCAAGATCATGCTCTTCGACGAACCGACGAGCGCTTTGGACCCCGAGATGATCAAGGAAGTGCTCGACGTCATGCGCGACCTGGCCAGGGAGGGCATGACCATGGTGGTGGTCACCCACGAGATGGGCTTCGCCCGAGAGGCGGCTCGCCGGGTCATCTTCATGGACGAAGGCCGCATCGTGGAGCAGGGCCCGCCGAGCGAGGTCTTCCCCGCCCCGAAGGAGCCCCGCACCCGCGCCTTCCTGGAGAAAATCCTGTAA
- a CDS encoding GNAT family protein encodes MRIEGERIGLRPVRPEDAPYLLQWSLNPEVAQFVHGEYPTTLERTQEWVEQSRRDRYRLTFIIEGPDGVPIGDVDLHHIAWRSGEAELRIRIGRPELWNQGLGTEAIRTLLRYLFEQRHMRSIYLRVLRSNRRAIRCYEKCGFRKEGRMHVVEDGRPDELLLMSVTPEEALAERTRDPGALSA; translated from the coding sequence ATGCGCATCGAGGGGGAACGGATCGGCCTCCGGCCGGTCAGGCCCGAGGATGCTCCCTACCTCCTGCAGTGGTCTTTGAACCCCGAGGTGGCGCAGTTCGTTCACGGCGAGTACCCTACCACCCTGGAACGCACCCAGGAGTGGGTGGAGCAAAGCCGGCGGGACCGGTACCGGCTGACGTTCATCATCGAAGGGCCGGACGGCGTTCCCATCGGCGACGTGGATCTGCATCACATCGCCTGGCGAAGCGGCGAGGCGGAGCTGCGGATCCGCATCGGCCGGCCGGAGCTGTGGAACCAGGGTCTCGGCACCGAAGCCATCCGGACCCTGCTGCGCTACCTCTTCGAGCAGCGCCACATGCGGAGTATCTACCTGCGGGTGCTCAGGAGCAACCGGCGGGCCATCCGTTGCTACGAGAAGTGCGGCTTTCGCAAGGAAGGGCGCATGCACGTCGTGGAGGACGGGCGCCCGGACGAACTTCTCCTGATGAGCGTAACGCCTGAGGAGGCCCTTGCCGAACGCACCCGGGATCCAGGAGCGCTGTCCGCCTGA
- a CDS encoding sigma-70 family RNA polymerase sigma factor: MCACSSGLPPIKSKRAPADRLPVRPEEHEKLAVAVARRFRAFPVEFDDLLQAARLGLVEAAARFDPSAGVSFATCAVPIMLGQLRRLVEKSRAVSGVRGAAELLRAAEECRRRFQADRGRDATLTELAAMMGVDAAELAAAVGAMAAPVPLEETPLSPAAPPGEAEHWADTLDVRRALGRLPDELRRIVYLRFFQGLRQREVAQLLGLSQPVVSRREREALAHLRRDLEAPATSSQP, from the coding sequence GTGTGCGCCTGTTCAAGCGGCCTGCCGCCGATCAAAAGCAAGCGGGCCCCCGCTGATCGCCTCCCCGTTCGCCCGGAAGAGCACGAGAAGCTGGCCGTGGCGGTGGCCAGGCGCTTCCGGGCCTTTCCGGTGGAGTTCGACGACCTGCTGCAGGCCGCGCGGCTGGGTCTGGTCGAGGCCGCGGCGCGCTTCGATCCTTCGGCCGGGGTCTCCTTTGCCACCTGTGCGGTTCCCATCATGCTCGGCCAACTTCGCCGGCTGGTGGAGAAGAGCCGGGCCGTCAGCGGAGTCCGGGGAGCGGCGGAACTGCTGCGTGCAGCCGAGGAGTGCCGCCGGCGGTTCCAGGCGGACAGGGGGCGCGATGCGACCCTCACCGAGCTTGCCGCCATGATGGGCGTGGACGCCGCCGAACTCGCGGCCGCCGTGGGGGCCATGGCGGCGCCCGTCCCGCTGGAAGAGACGCCGCTTTCGCCTGCCGCCCCTCCGGGTGAAGCCGAGCACTGGGCCGATACGCTGGACGTTCGCCGGGCGCTGGGGCGGCTGCCCGATGAGCTTCGGCGCATCGTCTACCTCCGCTTCTTCCAGGGCCTGCGCCAGCGGGAGGTGGCGCAGCTCCTCGGCCTTTCCCAGCCTGTTGTTTCCCGCCGGGAGCGGGAGGCGCTGGCTCATCTGCGGCGCGATCTGGAGGCGCCTGCCACTTCATCCCAGCCGTGA